One genomic segment of Clostridium saccharoperbutylacetonicum N1-4(HMT) includes these proteins:
- a CDS encoding TetR/AcrR family transcriptional regulator has protein sequence MDRRILKTQKAIIGAFIQLLAEKEFEDITINEISDRADVSRGTVYLHYIDKFDLLDKCIDIYFKKLFESCMTLNGTTLLLSKSFMIRTFEYLEEHAFIYTTLLVNKGIPTFRNLMMDVILGNLSEVIDASSIKRDINKEVTLQFLASAIVGLLEWWIIKSIPIPAKDIAEQLWSLLERFQVIPHLPDSN, from the coding sequence ATGGATAGACGAATACTAAAAACACAAAAAGCAATTATTGGAGCATTTATCCAACTGCTCGCAGAGAAAGAATTTGAAGATATTACAATTAATGAAATATCAGATCGAGCTGATGTTAGCCGCGGAACTGTTTACTTGCATTACATTGACAAATTTGATTTGCTGGATAAATGTATTGATATTTATTTTAAAAAATTATTTGAAAGCTGCATGACTCTCAACGGTACTACGCTTTTACTTTCAAAATCTTTTATGATTCGCACATTTGAGTATTTGGAAGAACATGCTTTCATATATACCACTCTGCTAGTTAACAAAGGAATCCCTACTTTCAGAAACCTCATGATGGATGTGATTCTAGGCAACCTTAGTGAGGTTATAGATGCCAGCAGCATAAAACGAGATATTAACAAGGAGGTGACGTTACAGTTTTTGGCTTCAGCTATTGTTGGTCTACTAGAGTGGTGGATTATTAAATCAATACCTATTCCAGCTAAGGATATAGCAGAACAGTTGTGGTCACTGTTAGAACGTTTTCAGGTAATCCCGCATTTACCGGATTCTAATTAA
- a CDS encoding flavodoxin family protein codes for MSKVVIFKGSPRKNGYTTKLLDQVAKGAKSKGAEVIEFDLNNPGIRGCQGCFYCRTHDGCAVNDYLQPMYKAIAEADAIVFGSPIYMYQITGQAKIWLDRTFPMVEELPHKFIPRHAGKKLITIFAQGSLDPKKGAEAIKYVNNIFNVFGWNLEDCIHYCGTDEEVFNELSLRAFKDGENLVV; via the coding sequence ATGTCAAAAGTAGTTATTTTTAAAGGTAGTCCAAGAAAAAATGGATATACAACAAAATTATTAGATCAAGTAGCAAAAGGAGCAAAATCCAAAGGCGCTGAGGTTATTGAATTTGATTTAAATAACCCTGGAATCCGTGGATGTCAAGGATGTTTTTATTGTCGTACTCATGATGGCTGTGCTGTTAATGATTATTTACAGCCAATGTATAAAGCTATTGCTGAGGCAGATGCTATTGTATTTGGTTCTCCAATATATATGTATCAAATTACAGGTCAGGCAAAAATTTGGTTAGACCGTACATTTCCAATGGTTGAAGAGCTTCCACATAAATTTATTCCTAGACATGCAGGTAAAAAGTTAATAACTATATTTGCTCAAGGAAGCTTAGATCCTAAAAAGGGTGCAGAAGCCATTAAATATGTCAATAATATTTTCAACGTGTTTGGTTGGAACTTGGAGGATTGCATTCATTACTGTGGAACTGACGAGGAAGTTTTTAATGAGTTATCTTTAAGAGCATTTAAAGATGGGGAAAACTTGGTTGTATAA